The Buteo buteo chromosome 23, bButBut1.hap1.1, whole genome shotgun sequence genome includes a window with the following:
- the PI16 gene encoding peptidase inhibitor 16 isoform X2 has protein sequence MMLSSGLPPVFLLLTALELSWSLTDEEKKIILDEHNKYRSQVSPPAMDMLKMSWDTELEAFAQAYAEKCIWDHNKERGRRGENLFAMAPTLDLEFAVEDWNGEEKYYNLTTSTCVPGQMCGHYTQVVWASTHQIGCGAKFCEKIEGIETEDMYLLVCNYYPPGNMKGRKPYKEGPSCSQCPEGRVCVNSLCEPTVEETTPAPVTTKASPSTPTTTMPKPTTTAKPEPTTPVPTKTTAKPEPTTPVPTTAKPRPTTTLPATTTAKPPPTTMLPTTATAKPKPTITLPTTTTLPTTATAKPKPTTTLPTTAKPPTTTTLPTTTTAKPPTTTTLLTTTTAKPPPTTMLPTTAKSPTTTLPTTTTAKPPTTTLPTTTTAKPPPTAMLPTTAKPKPATLAPITMTAKPKPATTLPTTTPAKPKPTTPAATTAMAKPKPTMPALSTSTARPKPTMLKTTTPKLTTTTTTAKPPPTTPKPTTTTTTAKPPPTTPKLTTTTTTAKPPPTTPKPTTTTTTAKPPPTTPKPTTTTTTAKPPPTTPKLTTTTTTAKPPPTTPKPTTTTTTTKSTHTATTTTAKLVPTTPKSTTTMAKPKPTTPKPTTTIAKPKPTTPKPTTTIAKPKPTTTTTTAKPAPTTPKPTTTTTTAKPAPTTPKPTTTVAKPKPATATAKPTPTTPTSTTATAKPTPAAATSAKPKLGTTTPAPTTAAKTQPKTATTTKPEPTETERPNPTEATGLTLSFEPTLDVDYTVSPEVEVDTGEPVSPLTTEDPALLGSMGTTFSPKSVPETKKGVKEDRKEKSAFSSPPPSLSQIVPEIKLGFNKAELITPSKSVVFSPEEPTFLRLTSSSKEKKGQSPAFQTSLSGSPDTEEPETNSDQTSMDQPTAGAPSTCLGLSLFLLPSVILVGLLL, from the exons ATGATGCTGAGCTCAGGTCTTCCTCCTGTTTTCCTGTTGCTCACAGCACTGGAGCTGAGCTGGTCCCTGACtgatgaagaaaagaagataatCTTGGATGAGCATAATAAATACCGCTCCCAAGTCTCTCCTCCTGCTATGGATATGCTGAAGATG AGCTGGGACACAGAGCTGGAGGCCTTTGCTCAAGCCTACGCAGAGAAGTGCATCTGGGACCACAACAAGGAGAGGGGCCGACGGGGGGAAAACCTCTTCGCTATGGCCCCAACTCTGGACTTAGAATTCGCCGTGGAAGACtggaatggggaggagaaatACTACAACTTGACAACTTCCACGTGTGTGCCTGGCCAGATGTGTGGCCATTATACCCAG GTGGTCTGGGCAAGCACGCATCAGATCGGCTGTGGGGCAAAGTTTTGCGAGAAGATTGAAGGAATCGAAACAGAGGACATGTACCTGCTTGTTTGCAACTATTACCCACC GGGTAATATGAAAGGCCGAAAGCCATACAAGGAAGGACCCTCATGTTCGCAGTGTCCTGAGGGCAGAGTCTGTGTCAACTCCTTGTGTG AACCCACTGTAGAAGAGACCACTCCAGCCCCTGTGACAACAAAGGCAAGCCCATCCACCCCAACCACAACCATGCCAAAACCCACAACCACAGCCAAACCAGAACCCACAACACCAGTGCCCACCAAAACCACAGCCAAACCAGAACCCACAACACCAGTGCCCACCACAGCCAAGCCAAGACCCACAACCACACTTCCAGCCACAACCACAGCCAAGCCACCACCCACAACCATGCTCCCAACCACAGCCACAGCCAAGCCAAAACCCACAATCACACTCCCAACCACAACCACGCTCCCAACCACAGCCACAGCCAAGCCAAAACCCACAACCACACTCCCAACCACAGCCAAGCCACCAACCACAACCACACTCCCGACCACAACCACAGCCAAGCCACCAACCACAACCACACTCCTGACCACAACCACAGCCAAGCCACCACCCACAACCATGCTCCCAACCACAGCCAAATCACCCACAACCACGCTCCCAACCACAACCACAGCCAAGCCACCCACAACCACACTCCCGACCACAACCACAGCCAAGCCACCACCTACAGCCATGCTCCCAACCACAGCCAAGCCAAAACCTGCAACACTAGCACCCATCACAATGACAGCCAAGCCAAAACCTGCCACCACACTTCCAACGACAACCCCAGCCAagccaaaacccacaacaccaGCAGCTACAACAGCCATGGCCAAGCCAAAACCTACCATGCCAGCACTCAGCACTAGTACTGCCAGGCCAAAGCCCACCATGCtaaaaaccacaacaccaaAACTCACCACAACCACCACTACAGCCAAGCCACCACCCACcacaccaaaacccaccacaaccaCCACTACAGCTAAGCCACCACCCACCACACCAAAACTCACCACAACCACCACTACAGCCAAGCCACCACCCACcacaccaaaacccaccacaaccaCCACTACAGCCAAGCCACCACCCACcacaccaaaacccaccacaaccaCCACTACAGCTAAGCCACCACCCACCACACCAAAACTTACCACAACCACCACTACAGCCAAGCCACCACCCACcacaccaaaacccaccacaactaCCACTACCACCAAGTCAACACACACTGCAACCACCACAACAGCCAAGCTAGTACCCACCACACCAAAATCCACCACAACTATGGCCAAGccaaaacccaccacaccaaaacccaccacaactaTAGCCAAGccaaaacccaccacaccaaaacccaccacaactaTAGCCAAgccaaaacccaccacaaccaCCACTACGGCCAAGCCAGCACCCACcacaccaaaacccaccacaaccaCCACTACGGCCAAGCCAGCACCCACcacaccaaaacccaccacaactgTAGCTAAGCCAAAACCTGCCACAGCTACAGCCAAGCCAACACCCACCACACCAACATCTACCACCGCTACAGCCAAGCCAACACCTGCTGCTGCAACATCAGCAAAGCCAAAACTTGGCACTACAACACCAGCACCTACCACAGCAGCAAAGACACAACCAAAAACTGCCACAACCACAAAGCCAGAACCCACTGAAACAGAAAGACCCAATCCTACTGAGGCAACTGGGCTAACTCTTTCCTTTGAGCCCACATTAGATGTGGATTACACAGTATCTCCAGAAGTAGAGGTAGACACTGGAGAGCCTGTTAGCCCCTTAACTACAGAGGATCCGGCCTTATTAGGAAGCATGGGCACAACCTTCAGCCCCAAATCAGTcccagaaacaaagaaaggtGTGAAAGAGGACAGGAAAGAGAAATCGGCCTTTTCCAGTCCACCTCCATCCCTCAGCCAAATTGTTCCAGAGATCAAGTTAGGTTTCAATAAAGCTGAGCTCATAACCCCCTCAAAGTCAGTGGTTTTCAGCCCTGAAGAGCCTACCTTCTTGCGCTTAACATcatcttccaaagaaaaaaaagggcagagccctgctttCCAGACCTCCCTCTCAG GTTCCCCGGACACTGAAGAACCGGAGACAAACTCAGACCAGACAAGCATGGATCAGCCCACGGCTGGAGCCCCCAGTACCTGCCTGGGGCTTTCACTCTTCCTCCTACCCAGTGTCATCCTGGTGGGCCTTCTGCTTTGA
- the PI16 gene encoding peptidase inhibitor 16 isoform X1, protein MMLSSGLPPVFLLLTALELSWSLTDEEKKIILDEHNKYRSQVSPPAMDMLKMSWDTELEAFAQAYAEKCIWDHNKERGRRGENLFAMAPTLDLEFAVEDWNGEEKYYNLTTSTCVPGQMCGHYTQVVWASTHQIGCGAKFCEKIEGIETEDMYLLVCNYYPPGNMKGRKPYKEGPSCSQCPEGRVCVNSLCEPTVEETTPAPVTTKASPSTPTTTMPKPTTTAKPEPTTPVPTKTTAKPEPTTPVPTTAKPRPTTTLPATTTAKPPPTTMLPTTATAKPKPTITLPTTTTLPTTATAKPKPTTTLPTTAKPPTTTTLPTTTTAKPPTTTTLLTTTTAKPPPTTMLPTTAKSPTTTLPTTTTAKPPTTTLPTTTTAKPPPTAMLPTTAKPKPATLAPITMTAKPKPATTLPTTTPAKPKPTTPAATTAMAKPKPTMPALSTSTARPKPTMLKTTTPKLTTTTTTAKPPPTTPKPTTTTTTAKPPPTTPKLTTTTTTAKPPPTTPKPTTTTTTAKPPPTTPKPTTTTTTAKPPPTTPKLTTTTTTAKPPPTTPKPTTTTTTTKSTHTATTTTAKLVPTTPKSTTTMAKPKPTTPKPTTTIAKPKPTTPKPTTTIAKPKPTTTTTTAKPAPTTPKPTTTTTTAKPAPTTPKPTTTVAKPKPATATAKPTPTTPTSTTATAKPTPAAATSAKPKLGTTTPAPTTAAKTQPKTATTTKPEPTETERPNPTEATGLTLSFEPTLDVDYTVSPEVEVDTGEPVSPLTTEDPALLGSMGTTFSPKSVPETKKGVKEDRKEKSAFSSPPPSLSQIVPEIKLGFNKAELITPSKSVVFSPEEPTFLRLTSSSKEKKGQSPAFQTSLSAGSPDTEEPETNSDQTSMDQPTAGAPSTCLGLSLFLLPSVILVGLLL, encoded by the exons ATGATGCTGAGCTCAGGTCTTCCTCCTGTTTTCCTGTTGCTCACAGCACTGGAGCTGAGCTGGTCCCTGACtgatgaagaaaagaagataatCTTGGATGAGCATAATAAATACCGCTCCCAAGTCTCTCCTCCTGCTATGGATATGCTGAAGATG AGCTGGGACACAGAGCTGGAGGCCTTTGCTCAAGCCTACGCAGAGAAGTGCATCTGGGACCACAACAAGGAGAGGGGCCGACGGGGGGAAAACCTCTTCGCTATGGCCCCAACTCTGGACTTAGAATTCGCCGTGGAAGACtggaatggggaggagaaatACTACAACTTGACAACTTCCACGTGTGTGCCTGGCCAGATGTGTGGCCATTATACCCAG GTGGTCTGGGCAAGCACGCATCAGATCGGCTGTGGGGCAAAGTTTTGCGAGAAGATTGAAGGAATCGAAACAGAGGACATGTACCTGCTTGTTTGCAACTATTACCCACC GGGTAATATGAAAGGCCGAAAGCCATACAAGGAAGGACCCTCATGTTCGCAGTGTCCTGAGGGCAGAGTCTGTGTCAACTCCTTGTGTG AACCCACTGTAGAAGAGACCACTCCAGCCCCTGTGACAACAAAGGCAAGCCCATCCACCCCAACCACAACCATGCCAAAACCCACAACCACAGCCAAACCAGAACCCACAACACCAGTGCCCACCAAAACCACAGCCAAACCAGAACCCACAACACCAGTGCCCACCACAGCCAAGCCAAGACCCACAACCACACTTCCAGCCACAACCACAGCCAAGCCACCACCCACAACCATGCTCCCAACCACAGCCACAGCCAAGCCAAAACCCACAATCACACTCCCAACCACAACCACGCTCCCAACCACAGCCACAGCCAAGCCAAAACCCACAACCACACTCCCAACCACAGCCAAGCCACCAACCACAACCACACTCCCGACCACAACCACAGCCAAGCCACCAACCACAACCACACTCCTGACCACAACCACAGCCAAGCCACCACCCACAACCATGCTCCCAACCACAGCCAAATCACCCACAACCACGCTCCCAACCACAACCACAGCCAAGCCACCCACAACCACACTCCCGACCACAACCACAGCCAAGCCACCACCTACAGCCATGCTCCCAACCACAGCCAAGCCAAAACCTGCAACACTAGCACCCATCACAATGACAGCCAAGCCAAAACCTGCCACCACACTTCCAACGACAACCCCAGCCAagccaaaacccacaacaccaGCAGCTACAACAGCCATGGCCAAGCCAAAACCTACCATGCCAGCACTCAGCACTAGTACTGCCAGGCCAAAGCCCACCATGCtaaaaaccacaacaccaaAACTCACCACAACCACCACTACAGCCAAGCCACCACCCACcacaccaaaacccaccacaaccaCCACTACAGCTAAGCCACCACCCACCACACCAAAACTCACCACAACCACCACTACAGCCAAGCCACCACCCACcacaccaaaacccaccacaaccaCCACTACAGCCAAGCCACCACCCACcacaccaaaacccaccacaaccaCCACTACAGCTAAGCCACCACCCACCACACCAAAACTTACCACAACCACCACTACAGCCAAGCCACCACCCACcacaccaaaacccaccacaactaCCACTACCACCAAGTCAACACACACTGCAACCACCACAACAGCCAAGCTAGTACCCACCACACCAAAATCCACCACAACTATGGCCAAGccaaaacccaccacaccaaaacccaccacaactaTAGCCAAGccaaaacccaccacaccaaaacccaccacaactaTAGCCAAgccaaaacccaccacaaccaCCACTACGGCCAAGCCAGCACCCACcacaccaaaacccaccacaaccaCCACTACGGCCAAGCCAGCACCCACcacaccaaaacccaccacaactgTAGCTAAGCCAAAACCTGCCACAGCTACAGCCAAGCCAACACCCACCACACCAACATCTACCACCGCTACAGCCAAGCCAACACCTGCTGCTGCAACATCAGCAAAGCCAAAACTTGGCACTACAACACCAGCACCTACCACAGCAGCAAAGACACAACCAAAAACTGCCACAACCACAAAGCCAGAACCCACTGAAACAGAAAGACCCAATCCTACTGAGGCAACTGGGCTAACTCTTTCCTTTGAGCCCACATTAGATGTGGATTACACAGTATCTCCAGAAGTAGAGGTAGACACTGGAGAGCCTGTTAGCCCCTTAACTACAGAGGATCCGGCCTTATTAGGAAGCATGGGCACAACCTTCAGCCCCAAATCAGTcccagaaacaaagaaaggtGTGAAAGAGGACAGGAAAGAGAAATCGGCCTTTTCCAGTCCACCTCCATCCCTCAGCCAAATTGTTCCAGAGATCAAGTTAGGTTTCAATAAAGCTGAGCTCATAACCCCCTCAAAGTCAGTGGTTTTCAGCCCTGAAGAGCCTACCTTCTTGCGCTTAACATcatcttccaaagaaaaaaaagggcagagccctgctttCCAGACCTCCCTCTCAG CAGGTTCCCCGGACACTGAAGAACCGGAGACAAACTCAGACCAGACAAGCATGGATCAGCCCACGGCTGGAGCCCCCAGTACCTGCCTGGGGCTTTCACTCTTCCTCCTACCCAGTGTCATCCTGGTGGGCCTTCTGCTTTGA